In Trichocoleus desertorum NBK24, the following are encoded in one genomic region:
- a CDS encoding PhoD-like phosphatase: protein MKDQVWDEFLSGLPLILAGPVLQHTDSESVTVWLALRQPCQVELKIYETTDNGEVLGNDLCTGSRSTIALGKFLHVVAVTAHTTKQQINSDRIYAYDLQFLMEDTKEDTKLQQTLQQALCSSQFPTVNISYFAHQKPTFVLPPTQLQDLRMVQGSCRKSHGNGFDALPILDCLIEETASQPRCRPHQLFLTGDQIYGDDVADPLLWVATNLGDALLGWEEKLPVGRREPNDVVYRMPKDLPAGQRAEIATTQAGFTAGLHQQRAKANSHLLSLGEYYASYLLAWSPICWPTPLPTGKEMSGDRSVRKHWDREARDMRQFIHTLWKVRRALANIPVYTIFDDHDVSDDWNLNQAWCLRVLGRPLGRRAVQNALLAYGVFQAWGNTPEQFTAGTSGAGLLAAVQAWSDSKGTDTTAYEAIARYVGMPSRDPLTSLPTFVSDGPVLILERHPEAITWHYTVRSACHEVLVLDTRTWRGYPADQKAIAPPMLLSPQAFERQLTIPLQATAQQQENYSPLQATFIIAPTNVFGMKVIDWIHQWQLSKDKVFSTDVGDAWNIQTEALAQLLTTLFAQRQQVIVMSGDIHYSSVVRLSRQSHSPSATPASVLVQLTCSALKNEEPLTRLIHTRLKHWLLPEKPRYWIGWSKSPDMVELSAKQLPHLRRGTVSLPQKDSKKAIASLQEDNLPSTPPDWVCALEWVPRDQTRVSPFGVEVPWLLPPWRRARNARHQWLQPFLLWRSRWFQDGREVVGLNNLALIRFEATSSSEPNAIAQYLYWFSPWSPTQLVYSRFVSSLSPNQTLLAKMQPQPCVQPLGQQDVSDRSGL, encoded by the coding sequence ATGAAAGACCAAGTCTGGGATGAGTTTTTGAGTGGACTGCCCCTGATATTAGCAGGGCCAGTTTTGCAACATACAGACTCGGAATCAGTCACAGTCTGGTTAGCCTTGAGACAGCCGTGTCAAGTAGAACTCAAGATCTACGAAACAACAGATAATGGCGAAGTCTTGGGCAACGACCTATGCACAGGAAGCCGCTCCACTATAGCGCTAGGCAAGTTTTTGCATGTGGTTGCGGTGACCGCTCATACTACTAAGCAGCAGATCAACAGCGATCGCATCTACGCCTATGATCTCCAGTTTCTTATGGAGGATACGAAAGAGGATACGAAGCTTCAGCAAACGCTCCAGCAAGCTTTATGTTCTAGCCAATTTCCAACCGTCAATATTAGCTACTTTGCTCACCAAAAACCCACTTTTGTTCTGCCCCCAACTCAACTGCAAGATCTACGCATGGTGCAGGGTTCCTGCCGCAAATCCCACGGTAATGGATTTGATGCCCTACCCATTCTCGATTGTTTGATAGAGGAAACAGCGTCGCAGCCTCGATGTCGTCCTCACCAGTTGTTCCTCACCGGAGATCAAATTTACGGAGATGATGTGGCAGACCCTTTGTTGTGGGTTGCTACCAATCTGGGTGATGCGCTGTTAGGTTGGGAGGAGAAGCTTCCGGTTGGGCGAAGAGAGCCAAATGATGTAGTGTATCGCATGCCTAAGGATCTCCCTGCTGGGCAACGAGCCGAGATTGCAACTACGCAGGCAGGTTTTACAGCAGGACTACACCAGCAACGAGCTAAGGCCAACAGTCATCTCCTCAGCCTAGGTGAGTATTATGCCTCTTATCTATTGGCTTGGTCTCCGATCTGCTGGCCCACACCGCTCCCAACTGGAAAGGAGATGAGTGGCGATCGCTCGGTCAGGAAACATTGGGATCGCGAAGCTAGGGATATGCGGCAGTTTATCCATACTTTGTGGAAAGTGCGGCGTGCCCTTGCCAATATCCCGGTATATACGATCTTTGATGATCATGATGTGAGTGATGACTGGAACTTAAACCAAGCTTGGTGCCTGCGAGTGTTGGGCCGACCGCTAGGGCGACGAGCGGTGCAAAACGCCTTGTTAGCTTATGGGGTGTTTCAAGCATGGGGAAATACGCCAGAGCAATTTACAGCAGGAACATCCGGTGCAGGACTGTTGGCTGCGGTCCAAGCCTGGTCTGATTCTAAGGGGACAGATACAACTGCTTATGAGGCGATCGCTCGTTATGTTGGCATGCCCAGCCGCGATCCTCTTACTAGCTTGCCTACTTTTGTCTCCGATGGCCCTGTGCTGATACTAGAACGGCATCCAGAAGCGATTACCTGGCACTATACAGTCCGAAGTGCTTGCCATGAAGTATTGGTGCTAGATACGCGCACTTGGCGAGGTTATCCCGCAGATCAAAAAGCGATCGCCCCACCCATGCTGCTGTCTCCCCAAGCCTTTGAGCGGCAACTCACGATCCCGCTCCAAGCCACAGCTCAGCAACAAGAGAACTACTCACCGCTCCAGGCTACGTTCATCATTGCTCCAACCAACGTGTTTGGGATGAAAGTGATTGATTGGATTCATCAATGGCAGTTAAGCAAGGATAAGGTATTTTCCACAGATGTAGGGGATGCCTGGAACATCCAAACTGAAGCTCTAGCACAACTTCTCACTACTTTGTTTGCTCAACGCCAACAGGTGATCGTGATGTCTGGAGATATCCATTACAGCTCTGTGGTGCGTCTCTCCCGTCAAAGCCATTCCCCTTCTGCTACCCCTGCCTCTGTCTTGGTGCAATTGACCTGTAGTGCATTGAAGAATGAAGAACCCCTGACTCGGCTGATTCACACGCGGTTGAAGCATTGGCTGCTGCCAGAAAAGCCTCGTTACTGGATAGGCTGGAGCAAGTCACCTGATATGGTGGAACTTTCAGCCAAACAATTGCCCCATCTTCGTCGTGGAACTGTCTCTCTCCCTCAGAAAGATTCTAAAAAAGCGATTGCATCCCTCCAAGAAGATAACCTCCCATCTACGCCACCTGACTGGGTCTGTGCCTTGGAGTGGGTGCCACGAGATCAGACACGAGTTTCTCCTTTTGGGGTTGAGGTGCCGTGGTTGTTACCTCCTTGGAGACGAGCTAGGAACGCTAGACACCAATGGCTGCAACCTTTCCTGCTTTGGAGATCTCGCTGGTTTCAAGATGGACGAGAAGTGGTGGGACTAAACAATCTGGCGCTGATTCGGTTTGAAGCAACCAGTAGTAGTGAACCTAATGCGATCGCGCAGTATCTCTATTGGTTCTCGCCTTGGTCTCCAACCCAACTTGTTTACAGCCGCTTTGTTAGCTCCCTCTCCCCAAATCAAACCTTGTTGGCGAAGATGCAACCTCAACCTTGCGTTCAACCACTGGGCCAACAGGATGTCAGCGATCGCAGCGGTCTATGA
- a CDS encoding DUF86 domain-containing protein, producing the protein MTKRQLEDYLQDILDAIAAIEQFTRGIEFEDFSQNLEKVFAVSRAIEIIGEAVKRIPDPVRSQYPTIPWRDIAGMRDKLIHDYFNTDVEILWRAVQEDVPALRIMISSVLEDLQK; encoded by the coding sequence ATGACTAAGCGACAACTTGAAGACTACCTGCAAGATATTCTTGATGCGATCGCCGCTATTGAACAGTTCACAAGAGGCATTGAGTTTGAAGATTTTTCGCAAAATTTAGAAAAAGTGTTTGCAGTTTCAAGAGCGATTGAAATCATTGGTGAAGCTGTGAAGCGAATTCCTGACCCTGTGAGAAGCCAGTATCCTACTATTCCTTGGAGAGATATTGCAGGAATGCGGGATAAGCTGATTCATGACTACTTCAATACAGATGTAGAAATTCTTTGGAGAGCGGTTCAGGAGGATGTTCCAGCGCTAAGAATCATGATCTCTAGCGTTCTAGAAGATTTGCAAAAATAA
- a CDS encoding nucleotidyltransferase family protein, producing MKTLEEIRQWLMQHKAALQERYKVSELGIFGSYVRQEQTETSDVDLLVEFSEIPSLLKFVNLENYLSDSLGVKVDLVHKAGLKPRIGERILREVVYL from the coding sequence ATGAAGACGCTGGAAGAGATTAGACAATGGCTGATGCAGCATAAGGCTGCATTGCAAGAGCGATATAAAGTTAGTGAACTAGGCATTTTTGGCTCTTATGTACGGCAAGAGCAGACAGAAACTAGTGACGTTGATTTATTAGTAGAATTTTCAGAAATCCCTAGCTTATTGAAGTTTGTCAACTTAGAGAACTATCTAAGCGACAGTTTAGGAGTTAAGGTTGACCTAGTACACAAAGCTGGTTTAAAGCCCCGAATCGGAGAGCGGATCTTGAGAGAAGTAGTCTATCTATGA
- a CDS encoding IS630 family transposase: protein MQNLFGQGKRLRYLCQDEMRLGLKTETGRVITACGVKPMAKVAWKRDNFWVYGVVEPLSGWHFEQEYTQLNSEQFQSFLDALSTELGEDRALIQLDRAQAHQAQSLRRAENLIPVLQPAHSPELNPAERLWQYLKSQLEGEHFTTIAQMQKRLSQILGELLPEQVASLTSYDFILEALFYAALN from the coding sequence TTGCAGAACCTGTTTGGTCAAGGCAAACGGTTGCGGTATTTGTGCCAAGATGAGATGCGCTTGGGACTGAAAACGGAGACAGGGCGAGTCATCACTGCTTGTGGAGTGAAGCCGATGGCGAAAGTAGCGTGGAAGCGAGATAACTTCTGGGTCTATGGAGTCGTTGAACCGCTGAGTGGATGGCACTTTGAGCAGGAGTATACTCAGCTCAACTCTGAGCAGTTTCAATCCTTCCTAGATGCACTTTCAACGGAACTTGGCGAGGATCGGGCACTGATTCAATTAGACCGAGCGCAAGCGCATCAAGCTCAGAGTTTGCGTCGGGCAGAGAATCTGATTCCGGTACTGCAACCTGCTCACTCACCAGAGTTGAATCCAGCAGAACGATTGTGGCAGTATCTCAAATCTCAGCTAGAGGGCGAGCACTTCACAACGATCGCACAGATGCAGAAGCGATTGAGCCAGATTTTAGGCGAACTCCTTCCCGAACAAGTCGCTTCATTGACCAGTTATGATTTCATTTTAGAAGCCCTATTCTATGCAGCCTTAAATTGA
- a CDS encoding helix-turn-helix domain-containing protein translates to MARPFHVEIQESVEYLEKSLHQARRVSQKEKLQMLWWLKSAQVQQHQELAQRLGRNPSTITRWLQQYRQGGISELLRLEKSPGRPPEMDDEMLRQLQERLAQPEGFKSYGEVEQWVRSELGKAVKYKTVHKTVRYRLKAKLKVPRPQSIQQDPQAVTLFKKTSPLPF, encoded by the coding sequence ATGGCACGCCCCTTTCACGTTGAAATTCAAGAGAGTGTGGAGTATCTCGAAAAGAGCTTGCACCAAGCCCGAAGAGTGAGCCAAAAAGAGAAACTACAAATGCTGTGGTGGCTCAAGAGTGCTCAAGTGCAGCAACATCAAGAACTTGCTCAACGCTTGGGCCGCAATCCTTCAACCATTACTCGCTGGCTGCAACAGTATCGCCAAGGAGGTATCAGTGAGTTGCTGCGCCTCGAGAAGTCACCGGGTCGTCCACCAGAAATGGATGATGAGATGCTGCGGCAACTGCAAGAGCGTTTGGCACAACCGGAGGGATTCAAAAGTTATGGGGAGGTCGAACAGTGGGTGCGAAGCGAATTGGGCAAAGCCGTGAAATACAAAACGGTGCATAAAACCGTGCGTTATCGGCTGAAAGCAAAATTGAAGGTGCCTCGTCCTCAAAGCATTCAGCAAGATCCGCAAGCAGTCACCTTGTTTAAAAAAACATCCCCCTTGCCCTTCTAA
- a CDS encoding ISH3 family transposase: MTTYPSSLSPAPALTDEGTLEAALDCLLESVPLNMEGGYTPQDLFEILLRAASRGDSIEHTAQRLQGTPSGNGIRYHLDKLDEMATLESQLNAALQSRIPPKICRRQHRIAIDLHLIPYYGNPSEVEAPYIYRSQAKAGTTSFFAYATVYVVCRHKRVTLGIHAVHRQETLVATLTYLLARLSPLRVRVKRLYLDRGFYSFPVIRWLKALQILFLMPAVIRGKTGGTRQLLRGRRSYQTPYTLNSPQYGSVNCQMRVICNYYKGLKGKHGIQYTVYVLHRVKVALHQTHRHYRDRFGIETSYRIKNQCRIRTTSKNPVTRFLFVALAFVLVNLWVYLLWFFISWTQRGGRVVYRELFALKTMLEFLSQAVERHFPVITAIYLPALE; this comes from the coding sequence ATGACGACCTACCCATCTTCATTATCTCCTGCTCCCGCTCTGACCGATGAAGGGACACTGGAAGCTGCCCTTGATTGTCTACTCGAGTCTGTTCCACTGAACATGGAAGGCGGATACACCCCCCAAGACCTATTCGAGATTCTGCTGCGGGCTGCCAGCCGAGGCGATAGCATCGAACACACGGCTCAACGCTTGCAAGGTACACCCAGTGGTAATGGTATCCGCTATCACTTGGACAAATTGGATGAGATGGCAACCCTGGAGAGCCAACTCAATGCGGCTCTGCAAAGCCGAATTCCACCCAAGATTTGCAGAAGGCAGCATCGCATTGCCATCGATTTACACTTAATTCCCTACTACGGCAACCCAAGTGAGGTGGAGGCTCCCTACATCTACCGCTCTCAAGCTAAAGCTGGAACTACCTCATTCTTCGCCTATGCCACAGTCTATGTTGTCTGTCGTCACAAACGTGTGACCCTAGGGATTCATGCAGTGCATCGTCAAGAAACCTTAGTGGCGACCCTGACTTATTTGCTCGCAAGGTTGAGTCCGCTGCGAGTCCGAGTCAAACGGCTTTACTTGGATCGAGGGTTCTATAGTTTCCCTGTCATCCGTTGGCTGAAGGCATTGCAGATTCTCTTCCTGATGCCTGCGGTGATTCGGGGCAAAACTGGAGGAACCCGTCAACTGCTAAGGGGACGGCGCAGCTACCAGACACCCTACACCCTCAACAGTCCCCAGTATGGTTCGGTCAACTGTCAGATGCGGGTGATTTGTAACTATTACAAAGGGCTCAAGGGCAAGCATGGGATTCAATACACTGTCTATGTGCTGCATCGGGTGAAGGTTGCCCTGCACCAGACCCATCGGCATTACAGAGACCGTTTTGGCATTGAAACCAGTTACAGGATCAAGAACCAGTGTCGCATCCGCACCACGAGTAAAAATCCTGTAACCCGCTTTCTGTTTGTCGCTCTAGCGTTTGTCCTAGTCAATCTTTGGGTGTATTTGCTGTGGTTCTTTATCAGTTGGACACAACGAGGAGGGCGAGTGGTTTACCGAGAACTGTTTGCCCTCAAGACAATGCTGGAATTCCTGTCCCAGGCAGTGGAGCGGCATTTTCCAGTCATCACAGCCATCTACTTACCCGCTCTGGAATGA
- a CDS encoding FAD-dependent hydroxylase: MVAFDYDLAIAGGGIVGTLLACALRNSGLRVALIETRPRTAGLSRRQAYAVTLLSGKIFEGLGLWQEILPKVTTFCQIRLSDADHPNVVQFLPEDLGTEALGYVAEHHVIMRSLYDCLDNSPNITELCPAEVVQAHYQPDGVELKVAVEGETRTIRTRLLVAADGSRSPLRQQAGIRTRGWKYWQSCITCVIQPEKDHGSIAYERFWPSGPFAILPLPENRCQIVWTAPHAEAKAMADLDDESFLAELSRRYGDQMGKLSLASDRYVFQVQLMQSDRYTLPRLALVGDAAHCCHPVGGQGLNMGIRDAAALAQVLLQAHQKGEDIGDLKVLRRYERWRKLENLMILGFTDLLDRCFSNNWIPLVIIRRLGLWMMRTLRPFKYLALRLMTGQTGRSPQLARH; this comes from the coding sequence ATGGTTGCTTTTGACTATGATTTGGCGATCGCGGGTGGCGGCATTGTAGGGACGCTGCTGGCTTGTGCGTTGCGGAATTCAGGGTTGCGGGTGGCGCTGATTGAGACGCGACCTCGGACGGCGGGGTTGAGTAGACGGCAGGCTTATGCGGTGACGTTACTGTCGGGCAAAATTTTTGAAGGTTTGGGGTTGTGGCAGGAGATTTTGCCGAAGGTGACGACGTTTTGCCAGATCCGTCTCTCGGATGCGGATCATCCAAATGTGGTGCAGTTTCTGCCGGAGGATTTGGGGACGGAGGCGCTGGGCTATGTGGCGGAGCACCATGTCATTATGCGATCGCTGTATGACTGTTTGGATAACAGCCCGAATATCACGGAATTGTGTCCGGCGGAGGTCGTGCAGGCGCATTATCAACCGGATGGGGTTGAGCTGAAGGTGGCAGTTGAAGGAGAAACTCGCACGATTCGGACTCGGTTGCTGGTGGCGGCGGATGGATCGCGATCGCCTCTTCGTCAACAAGCAGGGATTCGCACTCGTGGCTGGAAGTACTGGCAGTCTTGTATTACTTGTGTGATTCAGCCGGAAAAAGATCACGGTAGCATTGCCTATGAGCGGTTCTGGCCCAGTGGCCCGTTTGCGATTTTGCCGCTCCCTGAAAACCGTTGCCAAATTGTCTGGACGGCTCCTCATGCGGAAGCGAAGGCGATGGCTGATCTAGATGATGAGTCGTTTTTGGCGGAACTCTCGCGACGCTACGGCGACCAAATGGGCAAGTTATCCCTGGCGAGCGATCGCTATGTGTTTCAGGTGCAATTGATGCAGAGCGATCGCTACACGTTACCGCGTTTGGCATTGGTGGGGGATGCGGCTCACTGTTGCCATCCGGTAGGTGGTCAAGGCTTGAATATGGGAATTCGAGATGCGGCGGCATTAGCTCAGGTGTTGTTGCAGGCGCACCAAAAAGGAGAAGACATTGGTGACTTGAAAGTGCTACGACGTTATGAACGCTGGCGCAAACTGGAAAACCTAATGATCCTTGGCTTTACGGATCTCCTCGATCGCTGTTTTTCAAATAACTGGATTCCCTTGGTAATCATCCGGCGCTTGGGTCTTTGGATGATGCGAACTCTCCGACCTTTCAAGTATTTGGCTCTGCGATTAATGACGGGTCAAACAGGGCGATCGCCACAACTAGCAAGACACTAG
- the egtC gene encoding ergothioneine biosynthesis protein EgtC produces the protein MCRLLGYLGPSISLDRLLNKPEHSLIVQSYQPREMTSGLLNADGFGIGWYHPQQATNPFTYKNTSPIWNDPNLSSLSRYIESGCILANVRSATAGMGVDLSNCQPFQQDSILFMHNGFIKNFRHTLRKAICDRLDEKSHQVIQGTTDSEHIFALLLHYWHQAPEKPLEDALQQTLIVLSDLTERQQLEFSANILISDGKRLVASRFATQTSTPSLYWLRDDPTLPNAVVVASEPLFAGDWITCPERSILTVEDDLDIQTRLI, from the coding sequence ATGTGCCGTTTACTAGGCTACTTAGGGCCATCCATCTCACTCGATCGCCTGCTCAACAAGCCTGAGCACTCACTCATCGTCCAAAGCTACCAGCCCCGCGAAATGACCTCTGGCCTACTCAACGCCGATGGTTTTGGCATTGGTTGGTACCACCCCCAGCAAGCAACAAACCCCTTTACTTACAAAAACACCTCACCCATCTGGAACGACCCCAACCTCTCCAGTCTCAGTCGCTACATCGAGTCAGGTTGTATCCTAGCTAACGTCCGCAGTGCTACCGCAGGGATGGGCGTTGACTTGAGTAATTGCCAACCTTTTCAACAAGATTCCATCTTGTTCATGCATAATGGCTTCATCAAAAATTTTCGGCACACACTGCGGAAAGCCATTTGCGATCGCCTAGACGAGAAGTCCCATCAGGTGATTCAGGGTACGACCGACTCAGAGCATATCTTCGCGCTATTGCTCCATTACTGGCACCAAGCCCCAGAAAAACCTCTAGAAGATGCTCTGCAGCAAACTCTCATCGTCCTCTCTGATCTTACAGAGAGACAGCAGTTAGAGTTTTCGGCCAATATTCTGATCAGCGATGGCAAACGGTTGGTTGCTTCTCGCTTTGCCACTCAGACCTCGACCCCTTCCCTGTACTGGCTACGGGACGACCCCACGCTTCCCAATGCCGTAGTCGTGGCCTCTGAGCCGCTATTCGCCGGAGATTGGATTACTTGCCCAGAACGTAGCATTCTGACAGTAGAAGATGACCTCGACATCCAGACTCGCCTCATCTGA
- a CDS encoding SUMF1/EgtB/PvdO family nonheme iron enzyme, with the protein MTSTSRLASSDPQLSQLELQRQQMQQWLQDCRVGTLALFQNVDTETFRQQIHPEFSPIGWHLGHIAFSEGLWILEHCAGQPPLFPQYRRLLAADGLPKAERCNLPNFEEICEYLEAVRAEVLQYLQIAPLDQQERLWHWLLQHESQHSETISFLLQLHRWTSGAKPQPKLQPPQLQAAPRTWGEMICIPAGSFEQGNDSLDAIDNERPVHLVHLDTYWIDRYPVTNEQYRRFIAAGGYDHSEWWSTAGWQWRQTNTITQPLYWQDEPAWADHPVCGVSCHEAEAYARFIGKRLPTEAEWEKAASWHPQTQQRQTYPWGEIFPSAEQCNHDHLQGQTTAVDAYPSGQSPYGCYDMLGNVWEWTASWFDGYDGFEFYPYRGYSQVYFDGQHRVLRGGSWVTRPWGLRSAFRNWYDPGTRQILAGFRCAQDVEPAIAASDGPEA; encoded by the coding sequence ATGACCTCGACATCCAGACTCGCCTCATCTGATCCACAGCTTAGCCAGCTAGAGTTACAGAGGCAGCAAATGCAGCAATGGTTGCAAGACTGCCGCGTGGGCACACTCGCTTTATTTCAAAACGTTGACACTGAGACGTTTCGCCAACAAATCCATCCCGAATTTAGTCCCATTGGTTGGCATTTGGGACACATCGCCTTCAGCGAAGGGCTGTGGATTCTGGAACATTGTGCAGGTCAACCACCCCTATTCCCCCAATACCGACGCCTTCTTGCTGCAGATGGTTTGCCCAAGGCCGAGCGCTGCAACCTACCTAATTTTGAGGAGATTTGTGAGTATCTAGAAGCAGTCCGAGCCGAAGTACTTCAATACTTACAAATAGCTCCCCTCGACCAACAAGAACGGCTGTGGCACTGGCTGCTACAACACGAAAGCCAACACAGTGAAACTATTAGCTTTCTCCTGCAATTACACCGTTGGACTTCTGGTGCAAAACCACAACCCAAGCTACAGCCCCCTCAACTCCAAGCAGCTCCTCGCACTTGGGGCGAAATGATCTGCATTCCTGCTGGAAGCTTCGAGCAAGGCAACGATTCCCTAGACGCGATCGACAACGAACGCCCAGTGCATCTGGTACATCTCGACACTTACTGGATCGATCGCTACCCTGTCACGAATGAACAGTACCGCCGATTTATTGCTGCTGGAGGCTATGACCATTCAGAGTGGTGGTCAACAGCAGGTTGGCAGTGGCGACAAACAAACACCATTACCCAACCCCTCTATTGGCAAGACGAACCCGCTTGGGCCGATCATCCCGTCTGTGGCGTGAGTTGCCATGAAGCAGAAGCCTACGCACGCTTCATCGGCAAACGCTTACCCACCGAAGCCGAATGGGAAAAAGCTGCCAGTTGGCATCCCCAAACCCAACAGCGCCAAACCTATCCTTGGGGCGAAATTTTTCCAAGTGCCGAGCAATGTAACCACGACCATTTGCAAGGTCAAACCACAGCCGTCGATGCTTACCCGTCTGGGCAAAGCCCCTATGGTTGCTACGACATGCTAGGCAATGTCTGGGAATGGACTGCTTCTTGGTTTGATGGCTACGACGGGTTTGAATTCTACCCCTATCGCGGCTACTCGCAAGTGTATTTTGATGGGCAGCATCGCGTTTTGCGGGGCGGCAGTTGGGTCACTCGGCCTTGGGGATTGCGCTCTGCCTTTCGTAACTGGTATGACCCTGGCACCCGACAAATTCTTGCTGGCTTTCGCTGTGCCCAAGATGTAGAGCCTGCGATCGCGGCCTCAGATGGGCCAGAGGCTTAG
- the hisF gene encoding imidazole glycerol phosphate synthase subunit HisF, giving the protein MLAKRILPCLDVKAGRVVKGVNFVDLRDAGDPVELAQAYNEAGADELVFLDITATHEDRGIIFDVVHRTAEQVFIPLTVGGGIQNLETIKNLLRAGADKISLNSAAVRDPDLINRARDRFGRQCIVIAIDARRRQDPTNPGWDVFVRGGRENTGLDAIAWAKEVEERGAGELLITSMDADGTQAGYDVELTRTIAEQVQIPVIASGGAGNCEHIHTVLTEGRAEAALLASLLHYGQLTVSQIKHHLAEHQVPVRLL; this is encoded by the coding sequence ATGTTAGCAAAGCGGATTTTGCCCTGTTTAGATGTCAAAGCAGGCCGAGTCGTTAAAGGTGTGAACTTTGTAGATTTGCGTGATGCTGGCGATCCAGTAGAGTTAGCGCAAGCCTATAACGAGGCAGGGGCAGATGAGCTAGTCTTTCTCGACATTACTGCTACCCACGAAGACCGAGGGATTATTTTCGATGTGGTTCACCGCACCGCAGAGCAGGTGTTTATTCCCCTAACTGTCGGTGGAGGCATCCAAAACTTAGAAACAATTAAAAATTTGTTAAGAGCGGGAGCTGACAAAATCAGCCTAAATTCAGCAGCAGTGCGCGACCCCGATCTGATTAATCGAGCCCGCGATCGCTTCGGCAGACAGTGCATTGTAATTGCCATTGATGCTCGGCGGCGACAAGATCCTACCAATCCAGGGTGGGATGTATTTGTGCGGGGTGGGCGAGAAAACACTGGGCTAGACGCGATCGCTTGGGCCAAGGAAGTAGAGGAACGCGGAGCAGGCGAACTCCTAATCACGAGTATGGATGCCGATGGCACTCAAGCAGGCTACGACGTAGAGCTAACCCGCACCATCGCTGAGCAGGTACAGATTCCAGTCATTGCCTCAGGCGGAGCGGGTAACTGTGAGCATATCCATACAGTCTTGACCGAAGGCAGGGCAGAAGCGGCTTTGCTGGCCTCTCTACTCCACTATGGGCAGTTGACAGTGAGCCAAATTAAACATCACTTAGCCGAGCATCAAGTCCCAGTGCGGCTGCTCTAA
- a CDS encoding response regulator produces the protein MQESINTRMDNAIPELAIPELNSISRQLMSLEKPQKPKMLVVDDEPDNLDLLYRTFRRDFQVLRAESGVLALDVLATEGEVAVIISDQRMPEMKGTEFLSKTVPQFPNTMRIILTGFTDVEDLVEAINSGQVYKYITKPWDPNELKAVVQRAAETYELLKQRTEELRRAQAQTNLLSAIVQVAQSSASLEACLEPIAIAFGKNFSAHGCILQLVEGNALVATQGVYSATGGLENWLDQDPLAKEAIASQQMQVAVNIPTDDSLASVGHYQASGVQAHLIVPIPYRGEILAVLSLQWKKPCKLREDELTLIHLSAQQVALALTCTRYYQPVV, from the coding sequence TTGCAGGAGTCTATTAACACCCGTATGGACAACGCCATCCCTGAACTTGCCATCCCCGAACTTAATAGTATTAGTCGTCAGTTAATGAGCTTAGAAAAACCTCAAAAACCTAAAATGCTTGTGGTAGATGATGAGCCAGATAACCTGGATTTGCTCTACCGCACCTTTCGGCGTGATTTTCAAGTACTGCGAGCTGAGAGCGGTGTCCTAGCGTTAGACGTACTTGCCACTGAAGGTGAAGTAGCGGTGATCATCTCTGATCAACGGATGCCAGAGATGAAAGGCACTGAGTTTCTCAGCAAAACCGTGCCGCAGTTTCCCAATACCATGCGGATCATCCTCACAGGCTTTACAGATGTTGAGGACTTGGTAGAAGCCATCAACTCTGGACAGGTGTACAAGTACATCACCAAGCCTTGGGACCCGAATGAACTGAAAGCTGTAGTGCAACGCGCCGCAGAAACCTATGAGTTGCTAAAGCAACGTACTGAGGAGCTACGGCGGGCACAAGCCCAAACCAATCTGCTTTCGGCGATTGTCCAAGTGGCTCAAAGCTCTGCCAGTTTAGAAGCTTGTCTGGAACCGATCGCGATCGCCTTTGGCAAAAACTTTTCCGCCCACGGCTGCATTCTCCAACTGGTGGAAGGTAATGCTTTGGTGGCGACTCAGGGTGTTTATAGTGCCACTGGCGGTCTAGAAAATTGGCTGGATCAAGATCCGTTAGCGAAGGAAGCGATCGCCAGTCAGCAAATGCAAGTGGCGGTCAATATCCCTACTGACGACTCCTTAGCAAGTGTGGGACACTATCAAGCATCTGGAGTTCAAGCGCATCTCATCGTCCCCATTCCCTACCGGGGTGAAATCTTAGCCGTACTGTCGCTGCAATGGAAAAAGCCTTGCAAGTTGCGCGAAGATGAGTTGACCCTGATTCACCTATCAGCTCAACAAGTTGCCTTAGCCTTAACCTGCACTCGCTATTACCAACCCGTGGTTTAA